Proteins from a single region of Verrucomicrobiia bacterium:
- a CDS encoding DEAD/DEAH box helicase translates to MSTSAPQKPADRQIDISSITLSEEQQALATEIEETNAHFFVTGKAGTGKSVLLQHLKLMSKKQFVVVAPTGVSALNVGGQTIHSLFKIPPSFIQQGSLKVDAKTAPLLKKIEMVIIDEISMVRCDLMDAIDSLLRQARGSFLPFGGVQMVMFGDLYQLPPVVQDPELHRYFQENNEGFYFFNAHAWQGADLQIRELKKIFRQSDEDFIQMLNAIRVGDVSPSILKELNERTVRELPERGVVTLATTNNTVASINTRHLLGLKEDERTYTAVIVGNLEESSFPTDKFLKLKNGAQVMFLKNDPNRRWVNGSVGIVEEMDKDEVKVKVDGKTHAVARETWSKIRYLYNNETETVDSETVSSFTQFPLRLAWAITIHKSQGQTYDSVVIDLGSGAFSHGQSYVALSRCRSLEGLYLKRAIYQRDIIVDPAIVHFMSKALK, encoded by the coding sequence TTGAGCACATCAGCCCCGCAAAAACCCGCAGACCGCCAAATTGATATCTCCTCCATTACCTTAAGTGAGGAGCAACAGGCCTTGGCGACCGAAATTGAGGAAACCAATGCTCATTTTTTTGTTACGGGAAAAGCTGGTACTGGGAAGTCGGTCCTGCTGCAGCATCTCAAGCTGATGAGCAAGAAGCAATTTGTCGTGGTGGCGCCCACCGGCGTGTCCGCACTGAATGTGGGTGGCCAGACTATTCACTCCTTATTCAAAATTCCACCGTCTTTTATCCAACAAGGAAGCCTTAAGGTGGATGCCAAAACGGCACCCCTCCTCAAGAAGATTGAAATGGTCATTATTGATGAGATCTCCATGGTGCGTTGTGACCTCATGGATGCTATCGACTCGCTTTTACGTCAGGCACGTGGCAGCTTCCTGCCTTTTGGCGGTGTCCAAATGGTCATGTTTGGCGACCTGTACCAGCTCCCCCCAGTGGTCCAAGACCCGGAGCTGCACCGCTATTTCCAAGAGAACAACGAGGGGTTTTACTTTTTCAATGCCCACGCTTGGCAAGGTGCTGATTTGCAAATACGGGAGCTGAAAAAGATCTTCCGTCAGTCTGATGAGGATTTCATACAAATGCTTAACGCGATTCGCGTTGGGGATGTCTCCCCTTCTATCCTCAAAGAACTCAACGAGCGAACAGTCCGTGAACTGCCGGAAAGAGGAGTGGTGACCTTGGCTACTACAAACAATACCGTTGCCAGCATTAACACCCGCCATCTTCTTGGCCTGAAGGAAGACGAGCGGACGTACACTGCAGTGATTGTAGGCAACCTGGAAGAAAGCAGCTTCCCCACCGACAAGTTCTTAAAGCTTAAGAACGGCGCCCAGGTGATGTTCCTGAAAAACGACCCTAACCGCCGCTGGGTAAACGGCAGTGTAGGGATAGTGGAGGAAATGGATAAGGATGAGGTTAAGGTTAAAGTAGACGGCAAGACCCATGCTGTGGCACGTGAAACATGGAGCAAGATACGGTACCTCTATAACAACGAGACGGAAACCGTAGATTCTGAGACCGTCAGCTCGTTCACCCAGTTTCCTCTCCGACTGGCCTGGGCCATCACCATCCATAAATCCCAGGGTCAGACATACGACTCGGTGGTGATAGATTTAGGCTCTGGCGCATTCAGCCATGGTCAAAGCTATGTTGCCCTCAGCCGCTGCCGTTCACTTGAGGGACTGTACTTGAAGCGGGCAATTTATCAGCGCGATATCATTGTGGACCCAGCCATTGTGCATTTCATGAGTAAGGCGTTGAAGTAG